The proteins below are encoded in one region of Salvelinus namaycush isolate Seneca chromosome 39, SaNama_1.0, whole genome shotgun sequence:
- the LOC120032639 gene encoding aprataxin and PNK-like factor, producing MMKRRGEEASTVKDSSTSTSRAEVSESEDRGRQPQNSQKVGKGPQGSSEVSGPAQSKAWLRTTCPFEKDCYRKNPVHFQECSHPGDSDYEDDSAKDEKEEEDADRPECPYGTDCYRKNPLHWKEYKHTKKTRAKKPVSYNNNDDEFGDDDSFLNDESEDISEDSDYEPPDSDDSGKEDLKRLKKEAKAFTNLK from the exons atgatgaagagaagaggagaagaagctTCCACAGTGAAAGACAGCAGCACTTCTACGAGCAGAGCGGAGGTCAGCGAGTCcgaggacagagggagacagcctcagaacagtcagaaggTCGGCAAGGGGCCTCAGGGGTCAAGTGAAGTTTCAGGCCCCGCCCAGTCCAAAGCTTGGCTCAGGACGACCTGCCCCTTTGAAAAGGACTGTTACAG GAAAAACCCAGTCCACTTCCAAGAATGCAGTCACCCCGGGGACAGCGACTACGAGGACGATTCCGCGAAAGacgagaaggaagaggaggacgcGGACCGACCTGAGTGTCCGTACGGCACAGACTGCTACAG GAAAAACCCTCTTCACTGGAAGGAATACAAACacaccaagaagactcgag CGAAAAAGCCGGTATCATACAACAACAATGATGATGAGTTTGGGGACGATGACAGCTTCCTCAATGATGAGAGCGAGGACATAAGTGAAGACTCTGACTATGAGCCACCTGACTCAGACGACAGTGGCAAGGAGGACCTCAAAAGGCTCAAGAAAGAAGCCAAGGCCTTCACAAATCTGAAATGA
- the LOC120032735 gene encoding prokineticin receptor 1-like, with amino-acid sequence MGECHNNSSFSMTQDLPENCPDSFNASYELDYGVPREEIPDTTQGCAFFVATIVIAMVLVCIILICGIGNCLFIASLARYKKLRNLTNLLIANLAVSDILVAVVCCPFLLDYYVVKQLSWDHGLVLCASINYLRTVSLYVSTNALLAIAVDRYMAIVHPMKPRMKYQTAYSLILGVWIVPIVISVPSAYFASETTYPRISSQSHKTFCAQIWPVDHQLYYRSYFLFIFALQFAGPVAIMAVCYARILRELWFKSVPGFQTEQIRKRLHKRRRMVVVLILVLAAYVLCWAPYYGFTLVRDFHPILISRDRNSLVAFYIIECVAMSNGVINTLCFVSVRNNAKCMRTVTRLRWKSVKCAAGKTVDEHTSSLRVTEDVDCTRLR; translated from the exons ATGGGTGAATGTCACAATAACAGCAGCTTCTCCATGACGCAAGACCTGCCGGAGAATTGTCCTGACTCTTTCAATGCCAGCTACGAACTGGACTATGGAGTTCCACGGGAGGAGATACCCGATACAACGCAGGGCTGTGCGTTTTTTGTGGCCACCATTGTCATAGCCATGGTCCTGGTCTGTATCATATTAATCTGTGGCATTGGCAACTGTCTGTTCATTGCCTCTCTGGCGCGCTACAAAAAACTCCGTAACCTCACCAATCTCCTCATTGCTAACTTGGCCGTGTCGGATATTCTGGTGGCTGTAGTGTGCTGTCCGTTTCTGTTGGATTACTATGTGGTGAAGCAGCTGTCATGGGACCATGGGCTTGTCCTGTGCGCCTCAATCAACTATTTACGCACGGTGTCCCTGTATGTGTCCACCAACGCGCTGCTGGCAATCGCAGTGGACAG GTACATGGCCATCGTCCACCCTATGAAGCCTCGCATGAAGTACCAGACGGCCTACAGCCTGATCCTGGGCGTCTGGATCGTACCCATCGTCATCTCCGTCCCCTCTGCCTACTTTGCGTCCGAGACCACATACCCGCGCATCTCCAGTCAGAGCCACAAGACCTTCTGCGCCCAGATCTGGCCTGTGGACCACCAGCTCTACTACCGCTCCTACTTCCTCTTCATCTTCGCCCTGCAGTTCGCCGGGCCCGTGGCCATCATGGCCGTGTGCTACGCCAGGATCTTGCGGGAGCTGTGGTTCAAGAGCGTGCCCGGCTTCCAGACAGAGCAGATCCGGAAGCGGCTGCACAAACGGCGGAGGATGGTGGTGGTGCTGATTTTGGTGCTGGCTGCCTACGTGCTCTGCTGGGCACCGTACTACGGCTTCACACTGGTACGGGACTTCCACCCCATCCTGATCTCCAGGGACAGGAACTCCCTGGTGGCCTTTTACATTATCGAGTGCGTCGCCATGAGCAACGGGGTCATCAACACGCTGTGTTTCGTGAGCGTCCGCAACAACGCCAAGTGCATGCGGACAGTGACCAGGCTGCGCTGGAAGTCTGTCAAATGTGCAGCGGGAAAGACGGTGGATGAGCACACCTCGTCTTTGCGCGTGACAGAGGATGTTGACTGCACACGGCTGAGATAG